The following are encoded in a window of Primulina eburnea isolate SZY01 chromosome 4, ASM2296580v1, whole genome shotgun sequence genomic DNA:
- the LOC140829330 gene encoding ABC transporter A family member 7 — translation MADSSNGPASFRTQANALLRKNLTFQKRNSKDNLRLVAIPLFLCLLLVLIQILVNNELNKPSNKCGCTCVDTNGDGQCTRVCGIEYSTLDQVATCPIPHPPEWPPLLQLPAQQYRAVKTNYIPYSDLPDESCRRTGFCPVIILMTGSNQTLGRSVAGNMFEQSLNINASDILYSIAGDTLGSESKTQFINYLEPAFFSDLPVYYVQPQCASNSSFSFPLQIGPVKMQKDVSCIQGSNLWRNSTSEINDELYKGYRKGNPERKINEIVAAYDFLNSNANQFNVSIWYNSTYKNDSGNQPLGLTRVPRSVNLVSNAYLQHLLGPATRMLFEFVKEMPKPETELRLDFSSLLGPLFFTFVITQLFPVVLIALVYEKQYKLRIMMKMHGLGDGPYWLISYAYFLVISSIYMICFVIFGSAIGLKFFTLNDYSIQFVFYFIYINLQISLAFLMADLFSNVKTATVVGYMLVFGSGLLGGFLFQFFLQDTSFPKAGIIALELYPGFALYRGLYEFSQYSFLGNYMGTDGMRWKDLNDKNNGMLDAMIIILVEWLVVLGVAYYADQVVSSGRSPLFFLRNHPKKLSSSFRKPSLRRQGSKVFVQMEKPDVVQEREKVEQLLLESSDSHAIICNDLKKVYPGRDGNPEKFAVRGLSLALPQGECFGMLGPNGAGKTSFINMMIGLIKPSSGTAYVQGLDIRDDMDKIYTSMGVCPQHDLLWGTLTGREHLLFYGRLKNLKGSALTQAVEESLKSVNLFHGGVADKQAGKYSGGMKRRLSVAISLIGDPKVVYMDEPSTGLDPASRNMLWNVVMRAKQNRAIILTTHSMEEAENLCDRLGIFVDGDLQCVGNPKELKARYGGSYVLTMTTSSNHDEEVENLVRELSPNASRVYHISGTQKFELPKDEIRIADVFEAVEDAKSRFPVYAWGLADTKLEDVFIKVARGAQAFHVLS, via the exons ATGGCAGATTCATCAAATGGGCCGGCGAGTTTTCGGACACAGGCTAATGCTTTGCTCAGGAAGAATTTGACTTTTCAG AAACGAAACAGCAAGGATAATCTTCGACTTGTTGCAATCCCATTGTTCCTTTGTTTATTGCTTGTCCTCATCCAAATTTTGGTGAACAACGAATTAAATAAGCCCTCAAACAAGTGTGGATGCACTTGTGTTGATACTAATGGTGATGGCCAATGTACGAGGGTTTGTGGTATTGAATACTCGACCTTGGATCAAGTGGCCACCTGCCCCATTCCTCATCCACCAGAATGGCCTCCTCTATTACAGTTGCCGGCACAACAGTATCGTGCAGTGAAAACTAATTATATCCCGTATTCTGATTTGCCTGATGAATCATGCAGGAGAACAGGCTTCTGTCCTGTGATTATACTTATGACAGGGAGTAATCAGACACTTGGACGGA GTGTGGCTGGCAATATGTTTGAACAGTCACTTAATATCAATGCCTCTGATATTCTTTACAGTATAGCCGGCGATACTTTG GGTTCGGAATCAAAGACTCAATTTATCAATTATCTCGAGCCAGCTTTCTTTTCAGATCTTCCAGTATACTACGTGCAGCCTCAGTGTGCTTCGAACTCTAGTTTTTCTTTCCCTCTCCAAATAGGTCCTGTAAAAATGCAAAAAG ATGTAAGCTGCATTCAAGGCTCAAATTTGTGGCGTAATAGTACCTCAGAGATTAATGATGAGCTATACAAGGGATATCGTAAAGGGAATCCAGAAAGAAAGATCAACGAGATTGTAGCAG CCTATGATTTTTTGAATTCAAATGCAAATCAGTTCAATGTGAGCATATGGTACAACTCTACCTATAAGAACGACTCAGGCAATCAGCCTCTTGGATTGACTCGGGTGCCTCGCTCAGTCAACTTG GTATCAAATGCGTATCTCCAACATCTGCTTGGACCTGCGACAAGAATGCTTTTTGAGTTTGTGAAAGAAATGCCAAAGCCTGAAACCGAACTTAGGCTGGATTTCTCCTCTCTCCTCGGTCCACTATTCTTTACATTTGTTATTACGCAGCTGTTCCCT GTTGTACTGATAGCTTTGGTTTATGAGAAACAATACAAGCTAAGAATCATGATGAAAATGCATGGGCTTGGAGATGGGCCTTATTGGTTGATATCTTATGCTTATTTTCTTGTAATATCATCAATCTACATGATATGCTTTGTGATTTTTGGCTCGGCTATCG GGTTGAAGTTCTTCACCTTAAACGATTACAGCATCCAATTTGTATTCTATTTCATTTACATAAACTTGCAAATCTCCCTGGCATTTCTTATGGCCGATTTGTTCTCCAATGTGAAGACTGCTACAG TGGTGGGGTATATGTTAGTTTTTGGAAGTGGGCTATTGGGTGGCTTTCTTTTCCAATTTTTCCTACAAGACACGTCATTTCCAA AAGCTGGGATTATTGCATTGGAACTGTATCCAGGATTTGCCCTTTACCGAGGGTTGTATGAGTTTTCACAATATTCCTTCCTAGGAAATTACATGGGAACTGATGGAATGAGATGGAAAGATTTAAATGATAAAAACAATGGAATGCTAGACGCCATGATTATCATCTTAGTGGAATGGTTGGTTGTCCTAGGTGTCGCTTATTATGCAGATCAAGTTGTATCATCTGGAAGAAGTCCTCTATTTTTCTTGCGTAACCATCCAAAGAAGCTATCATCTTCCTTCCGTAAACCTAGTCTCCGAAGGCAGGGGTCTAAAGTTTTTGTTCAGATGGAGAAGCCAGATGTTGTTCAAGAG AGAGAAAAAGTGGAACAGCTGCTACTCGAATCAAGTGATAGTCACGCCATAATTTGCAACGACCTCAAAAAGGTATATCCGGGAAGGGATGGAAACCCTGAGAAATTTGCTGTGAGAGGGCTTTCCCTTGCTTTGCCCCAAGGGGAATGCTTTGGCATGCTCGGTCCGAATGGTGCAGGCAAAACTTCATTCATTAATATG ATGATTGGGCTCATAAAACCAAGTTCTGGCACTGCCTATGTTCAGGGCTTAGATATCAGGGATGATATGGATAAAATATATACCAGCATGGGTGTATGTCCACAGCATGA CTTACTCTGGGGAACGCTAACAGGAAGGGAGCATCTACTGTTCTATGGAAGGCTTAAAAATCTCAAAGGTTCCGCGCTGACTCAA GCTGTGGAAGAATCTTTGAAGAGTGTCAACTTATTTCATGGCGGGGTGGCAGACAAACAAGCTGGGAAATATAGTGGTGGTATGAAGAGGAGGCTTAGTGTTGCCATTTCACTTATCGGAGATCCCAAA GTCGTGTATATGGATGAACCAAGTACTGGACTTGATCCTGCTTCCCGAAACATGCTGTGGAATGTTGTGATGCGTGCAAAACAAAACAGAGCGATAATTCTGACCA CTCATTCAATGGAAGAGGCAGAGAATTTATGTGATCGCCTTGGTATTTTTGTGGATGGTGACTTGCAGTGTGTTGGAAACCCTAAAGAG CTCAAGGCCAGATATGGAGGATCATATGTACTCACAATGACAACATCCTCGAATCATGACGAAGAAGTGGAAAATTTGGTACGAGAACTTTCTCCAAATGCTAGCAGGGTATACCATATTTCCGGAACACAAAAGTTCGAGTTGCCAAAAGACGAGATCAGAATAGCAGATGTTTTTGAAGCAGTTGAGGATGCTAAGAGCAGATTTCCAGTTTATGCATGGGGTCTAGCGGATACGAAGTTGGAAGATGTTTTTATTAAGGTTGCAAGAGGGGCTCAAGCATTCCATGTTCTCTCGTAA